The sequence TATTCACGTATCCAGCGGGTCCAAAAACAATCCAGATTTCTTTGAATCAAATCCCAAGAGTTTCGAATGGAGTATTTGTCTGTGGTCGTAGAAACTGGTTGCTTAAGGCCATTCGAACTGCCGAGGAGGAAATGGTTAGGGGTCAATGCATCATGTTCCGCCGAATCGAGAGGTAAGTAGGTTAGAGGACGACTGTTGACTATATATTCTGCCTCCACGAGCATCGTTTGCAAGGATTCATCGTCAAGTTTACGGTCTTGAGGAAGGTTAATTAGAGCAGCTTTCACAGATTTCACCATTCGCTCCCAGGAGCCTCCCCAGTGTGGTGCAGAAGGGGGTATGAAAACCCACTTAGTTTGAGCATTAGTAAAAGTTTCGGAAGCCGAAGTTTCGATTTGTTGAATTTGTTCTTTAAGAAGACGATTGGCTCCCACGAAATTTTTCCCATTGTCGGAATAAATTTCTATGGGAGGTCCCCGGCGACATACGAACCGACGTATGCACGAGATACAGGACTGTGTAGACAACTCATGAGCTACCTCTACATGTACCGCTCGTATCGTAAGACAGGTGAACAACGCGATCCACCTTTTCGCATTCGATCTTCCGACTCTCACCAACATAGGCCCAAAATAGTCCAGACCCACGAAACTAAACGGCCGTACGTATGGCGACAAACGAGCAGCTGGTAACGGTGCCATCCTTGGCAGAGCTGGTCGTGCTTTCTGTACCTTGCACCACTGACATTGTCTCGCGATTTTTCTGATTAGAACGCGAAGTCTTGGCACATAATAATGCTGTCTTAGTTCGTTGAATACAGTTTCCGAGTTTCCATGTAAGAACTTACGATGATAGTGATCAACTAAGAGGTTCGTTACACGGTGTGACGTAGGAAGTATGACGGGGTATTTTACATTCGAAGATGCTAATTCAGTTGCTCCTATACGCCCATCCAAGCGTATTAGGCCATCTTGTCCCAATTTCGGTGACAACGTGTACAGGTTGCTTGATCGCAGGAGTCCCATTCGTTCCTTTTCAGGAAGAAGTTCGTTTCTGGATAGAAGTACCAGTTCATCGGCGTATACTTCTCTTTGAACTAGTTTCCAAATCAATGTTTCCCCTTCTCGTATCTCCTCTTGACTCAGCGCTAACCGTCTTGTGCCAGCGACTCCAATTTTCTTCCGCTTCCAAAAGGTAATTGCTCTCACCAAATAGGCTGACGATCTCGAAAGGCGGTTCCAGCTTGAGAAGCGGTCGAAATGAATTAACGTTGTTGGCAGAGTCTCTTGATGGATAAGACACGgacgaatttcttcttttgtAGCGACTGTTGTAGGTTGTTTTGGCCAGTCATCTTCGGGCAAACATAGAAAATCAGGTCCCACGTACCAACGACAACCCGCGTCGAAGCAGGGTCCCTTACCCCACTTAGTAGCTTCATCAGCGACGTTGAATTTACTCGGCACCCATCTCCACTCGCTCTCGTTAGTAACTGATGAAATCTCTCCTACGCGGCAGGCTACGAACTGTCGATAGGTGCGATGATCGGAACATATCCACGATAATACCGTAGCAGAATCGGTCCATAAGAACCGTTTGCGAACCGAAATTGTATGGTTTTCGATGACAAATGACAGCAAACGTGCACCCAACAAGGCAGCCATTAATTCTAACCGTGGAATTGTAACGTGTTTTAGCGGAGCGACCTTGGTTTTCGCAGCCACCAAACTACATTGAAAGATTCCATCTGAACGTCTGATCCGAAAGTACAGTGCAGCTGAGTATGCAGCTTCACTCGCATCCACGAACACGTGTGCTTGCAACGAGTCGTACAGCATTGCACTGGCGTCGTGAAAGTAGCATCGAGGAATTCTGAAGTTACTCACTTGTTTGATTAAATCTATCCAACGTAACCAGCTTTCGAAATGTTTATCGTTGACCGAATCGTCCCATTTTATTCCAGTGCGCCATATATCTTGCAAAAGAATTTTCCCGTGGACCAAAAAGGTGGCCAGCAATCCTAAAGGATCAAAAAGGCTCATTACTGTTTTCAACACCATCCTTTTTGTCGGCCTATCACCCATTTTCATTGCGGTTCTAACACGATCAGTGAACGAAGTAGAAAAGCCAAGTTCATCACTCTCTGGAAGCCACAGCATACCCAGAACACGTTCAGCAATGTGGCCTTTTCCCGATGTCAGGTGTTTAATATCTGCGTTCGAAACCTCACCGAGGTGGTCTAGTACAGATTTGCTATTAGAGATCCAATTGTGAATGGTAAACCCTCCCTTTGAATGGATCAGTCGCACTGCTTCAGCGACAGATTTTGCCTCATCGACCGTTTCAAAACTGTCAAGGTAATCGTCCACGTAGTGGTTTTGAATGATACCTTGTACTGCTCGTGGGAATTTATCAGTGAACTCAAGCgcgtttttgtttttgacaAATTGCGCAGATGTCGGCGAGCAAGTAGCCCCGAAGGTGGCGACATCCATCAGAAATACTTTTGGCTCTTTATCTGAGCTTTCGCGCCATAAGAAACGTTGGGAGTGCTTGTCGCGATCATTAATCCGAAGTTGGTGGAACATCTCCTTGATGTCACTCGAGATCGCCAccgaatattgccgaaatcgaaaCAAGACTGACGGCAGGGGTGTCAAAAGATCGGGTCCCGATAGAAGGACGGAGTTTAAAGAAATACCGTTTACTCTAGCCGCCGCGTCCCATATTAACCTCACTTTTCCCGGTTTGTTGGGGTTAGTAACCGCGCCGAGAGGAAGGTACCAGATACGCCTTGGATCCGCGGATTCCAACTCTTCAGTCGAAGCACAAtgagcgtaacctttttgttggTACTCAGCGATTTGACGATGAATACTTTCTTTTAACGTTTCATTACGGTGCATACGACGTTCCAAACATTCCAGTCGTCGAATTGCCATCATATAACTGTCCGGTAGCTCTACGTAATCGTGTCTCCATAGCAACCCAGTCGTGAAACGGTTGCCGATTCGAACGGTCGTTTGCTCGAGCAACATGTTGGCTCGCTTATCGCTATCGGATTCTAAAAGTATTTTTGAACTTACACCACAGTCCTCTGTCGCAATGTAGTCCCGCACCATTTCGTTAAGACTCTCACAATCGCAAGCATGGAAGTTGAGAAAATTTAACGATTTTCTTGTGCCGGAGAGGCTACCATACACGGACCAGCCTAACCGAGATTTTACTGCTATGGGTCCATCATCACCTTCTTTAATTTTCAGCGGTACAGCCAGCGACAAATCTCGGAGACCAATCAACAATTGTGGCTTAGCATTCTCATAACTGCGGATTTCTAAACCCTTGAGGTGCCCGTATTCACGTTGTAGTTCATCGAAACGTACGGTTTGCGATGGAAGATTGAGACAACTTATCGTCCGGGCATTTCTCAGAGGATATCGCCGACGTCCGCCACGCTGTGAAACTTCTAATGTGACCAACTGGGATTCGTCTTCCGAACGGGTCATATCACCAGTCCACTTCAAGCACAAAGGAACGTTCGGTCCTTCGATGCCAATCTGTTCGGTTAAACTTCTTTCAACGAGCGTTGTCGATGACCCCTCGTCGAGAAAAGCGAAAGTATTCACGGATTTTGTTTTGCCGTGAATGGTGATAGGAACAATCCGGAATAATATCGATTGTCCACAATGATGAAAGGCATGATTCTCAAGAGACGGAGATGTAGATTTATTCTGTATTTCTGCATGGAGCAGTGGATGGTGCCGAAACTGACACCCGTTTATACCGCATCGTTCAGTACTACGACATGTTCGACGGCCATGTGTATTCAGACAGGTTCTACACATTTTCAAAGAATGGATGGCTTTCCATCGATCGGCAACACTACTCTCTTTGAATTTTGCACAGTCTCTGACGCGATGGTCTCCTCTTTCACAAACTAAGCATTTTCTTGGAGAATCTGCTCGTTTCATATCCTTCTTCGGTGATACCGTATTTTCACTGTGAGCATGCAGGAAACCTTTTTCCCTAGGTCCACTCTTCTCCGGTTTACCACGATTTCCTACAAACAATACCACTTTGCTAACGGATTCTATCACTGACGACATGAAATCGCTAAATACTTTTAGCGTGGGTACGGAATGATGTGCCAAATGCTGAGCCCACTGTAGCTTAACATTCGCCGGCAGCTTTTCAATGAGCTCTTGCAGAAGAACGGGATTGGAGAGATGATCATGTTGGCCTGCTGAGATGAGATGTTGCGTTAGATTTCTGACGGTTAAACCGAATTCAATGAGCGTCTCTAGCCGTTCACTCTTTGGAGTAGGACAATCCCGTACATTCCTAATCAACTTATTAATAATGATCTCAGGTCTACCGTAGAGTGTCTGAAGTGTCCTAATGACATCAGGAACTGATGCTGGGCTCAATAAGTAGTACCGTACTGACTTTAAAGCTTCGCCTTTCAGACATCGTTGTAATCGAGCAAGATTTTCGCCCAGATTATACCCACATACCGCTGTTGAATTGTTGAAACTACTTATGAAGATAGGCCACTCTTCGGGATCTCCTGAGAATTCCGGCAAATCGCGAGGCATCACATGTCGAGCAGCTATTTGCTCTGGGGAAGGATTACGAGTCGAGACTGTCCTGAATGGAATTTCGTTACTACCGGGAGGTATGGCATGCGATGAGTGCGCGGGAAAATTCCGCATCTGATCATCTGGATGTGCGAAATTGAAACCACTTTCATTTTGTACCGCGGGTGGCGGGAGCAACGGCGCTGGAATTGTTTCACTTATGCGCTGTTGTTTCAATTGATTGTGGAAATTATTAGATAACATTCCCGTGGGATACATGCCAATAGGAACCGCACCAGTAGGAATTGTGCTGGCAGGAACCGCGCCGAAAGGAATTGAGTTGAAATAACTCGCGCCAACAGGAACAGCGCCGACAGCAGTTGTGCCGGTAGAAACCGTGCTGGTGGGAGCTGCGCCTACAGGAATTGTGTTGTGAACTGCGCCGGCAGAAGCATCGCCAACGGGAACAGCGCCAACAGGAAATTTGCCGACGTGATTCACGCCGGCTGAAACCGTACCGGTAGGAATTGCATTCACAGGAACTGTGCCAATAAGATCAACGCTGACAGGGAGCGCACCAGTTGGAGCCGTATCGGCAGGAACCGCGCCGGTAGGAGCAGCACTGGTAGGAATTACGCCGACTGGAGCTTCACCGATAGGAACAGCGCTTACAGGAAGCGCGCCGGTAGGAGCCGTGTCGGTAGGAACCGGCCGGCGTGATACAATAGAAGGATCTAACCGCTTGGGTTTCGGTACTAGCATCTGTTGTTGCAGGTGGATCTGACATCTGTTTAGTTGCTCCTGGAGAGCTTGTAGCTGTAATGAAGTCGGATTTACTTGACAGTCGTGTAAACGCCGTTCGAGTAACTGCACTGAGACACATTCTTGGGTCTGTTGAAACGATTGAACCTCTCGTCGCCCGTTTACAAAAACGGTTGGGATGCAAGTATCTCTGATAACTATATTCGACTGAACAGCTGGTTCCGAATTTGGAACCGACATCGCCTGCTGATCGACCCACTGTGAAACGTGATTTGCTCGGTCTCGATTCTCGATCTCATCAATTCGACTACGAACACTCATGTTCCCGACACTTTCTTCTTCAAGAATACTTTGTTccagtaaatgaaattttttagtAAGGAACCGTTTTTCTAAGTCCAGCTCTAGCTGCTTTTTTGCTAATGATTTTTGTTCCTCCAGACGTTGCAAACTTAGCTCCAACCGTGCTTTACGGCTAGATCCGGACTTATTTGAATTAGACTTCGATGGAGCGGGGAGGCACCTTGAGCACGTCCAATCTCGCCCCTCTACAGAGTCCGTCACGCCAGCGCATGAATAATGCCACCAGCAGTTACATTTATCGCATTGCACTAAATTATCTGCGGAGTCCGGTCGCTGACAAGCCACGCAGCTGAACGTTTGGCTCGACGGTGGGGTTATGTTCAATTCTTCCTCGTGCTGCATATTTTTTTGAAGTTTGTTCCTACAGAACCGAATGAAACACTATTTTTGATAGCTGTACATGTATTCACGcttcaaactgaaataattcatttttattataatatgCCAGAATAATTACTTCAACCAGTACTTACAAAATAGTGTAATTAAATCAAACTAACGGCAAGAGCATCAGTGGCATAAAGAATCCAATAACCCatctaattgtacaaaaatcaaTTTATATTCGTATTTTATTGGACTACGATCACTGCTTGCTCGAAGTCACTTCCTCCTTGCTGTCCGAAATGTCAGTGTTCATTTTATCGCTCAGCCGTGTTGCCAATCGTGTTGACTCCGCGGCAacaccatgagttctctcgcatttattcatacaatagagtaagcgttgagttttcaaatatttgagtgaaaaaaatacttctagcagttcagtgcgttttctttATCGGAATATTCTATATTTAaggatgcaagaatacgtcgtttttcattACCGTTTCTAGATCTGGTTTTTGAAACCataaatcatcaatcatagatgttttcaatagaaatttggtggtttcaattatgctaagtgagaaGTACAACATAAGGGTATCAACATGATTCAATTTCGACTCCAAACCGGTCAAAAGGAAACGATTTAGAATCACTTTCCTGGGCTTTCCatttaaaagaaagaagaataacaCTTAAATCtagtacaaaaaaaatgttcatacaaatactcaaattttgaaagctTCTCTATTACTCGAAAATGAGTAGTTAGGTGGTAGCtctgcactttttatgaatttgagtggtgtgtcacttaattttgagttatgttgaaTGATGGTGATGCGTAGAAGACAACTTTATTTTCTTGTCGTATAAATCATacaagaattcgatcggaataaaacaaatataaacCTGTCATTTGAACCAACAACAAAACAAGCCCAAATAGTATCGCGAATTGATTGCTACTTCCAAAACAGTGTCGATCGCGGtgtcatctgcaagtgttcgctacgctgaatgagcaaattttacacacagtccaAGCCTGTATATCTATTTTTTGTGGTTATAAATCCCTGTTGTCACTAACCCACTcacacgcggcgggcagattccaACCCAGACGACGGGCTTTGTCTTTGTCTGTATTAGGCTAGAATTCTGGCAAAAGTTTGGTAACAATGCAACATCCGTTTCCAGCAGAAAATTTCGCCTAGCGATAATTAACGGCTTCGTTTCTGTTGGATTCTTGCCGTACAATACtgacagaaccgttttgaatcggctcTACATTTTTATCGCCTTTagttatatttttttccataagaATACTATACAGTGGCGTagcgaggaaatttggcgcccagggcaaaataagagatttgcgCCCTCATCGGTGGTCTAGTAAGcaaagctgaactccatctccggcaCGATGATttgggtgagcaaaaaaaaaaaagattccaaGGATTAGTGTGCCGCTTAAAAACGTTGTTTGtgatacatttttttcaatttattttattttagcaaTTCTAATTAGTTGCATTTGTAAAATTCCAATTATTTACAAACCACAATGAAGTCCTGGTAACAGCGATTCCAGTGAGTTGATCTTACAGGAATCAGTAATAATAGTAGCTCAatatcactaccgattttgtgtgatggaAGATCAGTATTGATTTTAATCGAAGTGATCCGAAGACAACTATTCAACTGATCTTTGAAAGATCAAATCAG comes from Malaya genurostris strain Urasoe2022 chromosome 3, Malgen_1.1, whole genome shotgun sequence and encodes:
- the LOC131434395 gene encoding uncharacterized protein LOC131434395: MQHEEELNITPPSSQTFSCVACQRPDSADNLVQCDKCNCWWHYSCAGVTDSVEGRDWTCSRCLPAPSKSNSNKSGSSRKARLELSLQRLEEQKSLAKKQLELDLEKRFLTKKFHLLEQSILEEESVGNMSVRSRIDEIENRDRANHVSQWVDQQAMSVPNSEPAVQSNIVIRDTCIPTVFVNGRREVQSFQQTQECVSVQLLERRLHDCQVNPTSLQLQALQEQLNRCQIHLQQQMLVPKPKRLDPSIVSRRPVPTDTAPTGALPVSAVPIGEAPVGVIPTSAAPTGAVPADTAPTGALPVSVDLIGTVPVNAIPTGTVSAGVNHVGKFPVGAVPVGDASAGAVHNTIPVGAAPTSTVSTGTTAVGAVPVGASYFNSIPFGAVPASTIPTGAVPIGMYPTGMLSNNFHNQLKQQRISETIPAPLLPPPAVQNESGFNFAHPDDQMRNFPAHSSHAIPPGSNEIPFRTVSTRNPSPEQIAARHVMPRDLPEFSGDPEEWPIFISSFNNSTAVCGYNLGENLARLQRCLKGEALKSVRYYLLSPASVPDVIRTLQTLYGRPEIIINKLIRNVRDCPTPKSERLETLIEFGLTVRNLTQHLISAGQHDHLSNPVLLQELIEKLPANVKLQWAQHLAHHSVPTLKVFSDFMSSVIESVSKVVLFVGNRGKPEKSGPREKGFLHAHSENTVSPKKDMKRADSPRKCLVCERGDHRVRDCAKFKESSVADRWKAIHSLKMCRTCLNTHGRRTCRSTERCGINGCQFRHHPLLHAEIQNKSTSPSLENHAFHHCGQSILFRIVPITIHGKTKSVNTFAFLDEGSSTTLVERSLTEQIGIEGPNVPLCLKWTGDMTRSEDESQLVTLEVSQRGGRRRYPLRNARTISCLNLPSQTVRFDELQREYGHLKGLEIRSYENAKPQLLIGLRDLSLAVPLKIKEGDDGPIAVKSRLGWSVYGSLSGTRKSLNFLNFHACDCESLNEMVRDYIATEDCGVSSKILLESDSDKRANMLLEQTTVRIGNRFTTGLLWRHDYVELPDSYMMAIRRLECLERRMHRNETLKESIHRQIAEYQQKGYAHCASTEELESADPRRIWYLPLGAVTNPNKPGKVRLIWDAAARVNGISLNSVLLSGPDLLTPLPSVLFRFRQYSVAISSDIKEMFHQLRINDRDKHSQRFLWRESSDKEPKVFLMDVATFGATCSPTSAQFVKNKNALEFTDKFPRAVQGIIQNHYVDDYLDSFETVDEAKSVAEAVRLIHSKGGFTIHNWISNSKSVLDHLGEVSNADIKHLTSGKGHIAERVLGMLWLPESDELGFSTSFTDRVRTAMKMGDRPTKRMVLKTVMSLFDPLGLLATFLVHGKILLQDIWRTGIKWDDSVNDKHFESWLRWIDLIKQVSNFRIPRCYFHDASAMLYDSLQAHVFVDASEAAYSAALYFRIRRSDGIFQCSLVAAKTKVAPLKHVTIPRLELMAALLGARLLSFVIENHTISVRKRFLWTDSATVLSWICSDHRTYRQFVACRVGEISSVTNESEWRWVPSKFNVADEATKWGKGPCFDAGCRWYVGPDFLCLPEDDWPKQPTTVATKEEIRPCLIHQETLPTTLIHFDRFSSWNRLSRSSAYLVRAITFWKRKKIGVAGTRRLALSQEEIREGETLIWKLVQREVYADELVLLSRNELLPEKERMGLLRSSNLYTLSPKLGQDGLIRLDGRIGATELASSNVKYPVILPTSHRVTNLLVDHYHRKFLHGNSETVFNELRQHYYVPRLRVLIRKIARQCQWCKVQKARPALPRMAPLPAARLSPYVRPFSFVGLDYFGPMLVRVGRSNAKRWIALFTCLTIRAVHVEVAHELSTQSCISCIRRFVCRRGPPIEIYSDNGKNFVGANRLLKEQIQQIETSASETFTNAQTKWVFIPPSAPHWGGSWERMVKSVKAALINLPQDRKLDDESLQTMLVEAEYIVNSRPLTYLPLDSAEHDALTPNHFLLGSSNGLKQPVSTTTDKYSIRNSWDLIQRNLDCFWTRWIREYLPTLTKRTKWFDEVRPVQPGDLVVIIDEARRNSWIRGRVLEAIASSDGRVRQVLVQTSSGIFRRPVSELAVLDVGEVGKDESSTHPYGRGYVAAESTRLATRLSEEMNTDISDSKEEVTSSKQ